One Coffea eugenioides isolate CCC68of chromosome 2, Ceug_1.0, whole genome shotgun sequence genomic window, CATCCAAGAGGAAGTAATTTTTTTCAACAATGCGGAAATGTACTTTGGAAATTCACCTTCCATACGTTCTGATATGATAGAAGACGCCGTATTGATCCCATAAACTTACAAACTCCCCGTCCACCCAACATAGAGGGCGGAAGGTTATTTCCACAAAATTGATAGTGGCATTCCAAATTAAACAATAATCATCATAGCGATTGAGGTGTATTTAGATGAAGAAGCAACCTAAACCAGAAAAAGgaagaggagaagaagaaaggaacTAGACAATGAAGAAAAGAGAAGTCTAAAAATTGACAGCTAAACAAGTATTGTAAATTACCCGAGGAAAAAGAGCTCTCATAGAAAAGTTTCAAATAACTTCAAGATAACCTGAATTAAAAGAAACCTAAATGATGGTGGAAACAGGTCTCAACACAGACCTGAAAACACAAATACAAGGAAGAAAGGAATCTTTTTTAATGGGCACAAACAAGAAGAgcagaaaaagaatgaaagaagcGAAAAATGGCTAAGAAACCAATTAGCTGAAGAGAAGTGCCAAACCCCCAAAATTAACAGAGATGGCCATAATCTACGGAAATACTTGTTGTCAGACCACGAATAAGCATTAACTGACAAAATCCAAACTTTCATCCATACTTGAGACTGCCAGGCAAACCCACACAACCAACTCCAATCAAATCCCAAGAAGTCACAAAGTTATGGTCATTCTTTGACTGCTAGTAGAAAACTTATCGTATCCAGACAAGACAAAAACAATAAATAACACAAACAGCTAAAAAGCACTTACTTTGGGTGATGGATGACAAAGTTTTCCTGCAAACCCAATATGGGACTCGATGTCATGAGGATGTCTGCGCCCAGCAGACGGTGTCAAAGCTGCTGATGTTGGTCTGAGGAACCTCTCAAAGATCGCCATTACTAGAAACATTGAGATGAGAATTGCAGTGGCCACAAACCCAAAAGACACAGCATTGACTGAGTTATCAAAGTGCCTCCAGTGATCATCTTTTTGTATGTAAAGTGGTGCACCATTTGGTGACCATCCCATTCCCTCTTCTGCTCCTCCTCCTCCCATCTTTTTTCTACACCTttaagaactccaaatttcagAACTAGGAAAAAAGGGTAACAATCACAAACATAATGTGGTGATCAAAAGACTGAGAGAACATATGCAAGAAGACAGTTATGGCAGTTCAAAAAGATGGGGAACTAAATGAGAAGCTTGACTAGAAAATGCTTTTTGAAGCAAGAACAGTGGTTAAAATGCTGAGGAGAGTGAGGACTGAGGAAAGGGTGCAAAT contains:
- the LOC113763944 gene encoding uncharacterized protein LOC113763944: MGGGGAEEGMGWSPNGAPLYIQKDDHWRHFDNSVNAVSFGFVATAILISMFLVMAIFERFLRPTSAALTPSAGRRHPHDIESHIGFAGKLCHPSPKMPISAREVSVLMPGEDMPTFIAHPAPAPCPPERIRWPSHQHHSFPKSAMDPNASTSSGSM